The Caldisericaceae bacterium genome window below encodes:
- a CDS encoding dihydrodipicolinate synthase family protein translates to MKTIKNIVALITPFKEDFSIDYDAFKAHLNFLISQKPDGLFVNATTGEFTSLSFNEKVDIAKFVLEHSSGVPVYVNVHSNVMSEAIELSKFAKSLGFYAIVSPPPFFLIPSQKGLIEYFQTIAKESNLPTFIYNIPALTGYSLSIETVREIAKIPLVKGIKVTYDNITYLLNLINEVKSLREDFEIFTGTEQLYVPLIISGGDGGVMALANIALLIFNDVKVALNNNDLSSLILLHRKITKLSEIYSLTTSFGYAIKLALGYMGKNVKQFVRRPLLEDIFDEKRFTQVLRDGGLI, encoded by the coding sequence ATGAAAACTATAAAGAACATTGTTGCCTTAATTACCCCTTTTAAAGAGGATTTTTCTATTGATTATGATGCTTTTAAAGCACATCTTAATTTTTTGATCAGTCAAAAGCCAGACGGGTTGTTTGTAAATGCTACAACTGGTGAATTTACGAGCTTGAGTTTTAATGAAAAAGTGGATATTGCAAAGTTTGTGTTAGAGCACTCTTCGGGTGTGCCAGTTTATGTAAATGTTCACTCTAACGTAATGTCTGAAGCAATAGAGCTTTCAAAATTTGCAAAATCTTTGGGTTTTTATGCTATAGTTTCTCCTCCGCCGTTTTTCTTAATCCCTTCGCAAAAGGGCTTAATTGAATATTTTCAAACTATCGCAAAGGAATCAAATTTACCTACTTTTATCTATAATATTCCGGCCTTAACAGGTTATTCACTTTCAATTGAAACAGTTAGAGAAATTGCTAAAATACCACTTGTTAAAGGAATAAAGGTTACTTACGACAATATTACCTACTTATTAAACCTTATTAATGAAGTCAAATCTTTAAGAGAGGATTTTGAGATTTTTACTGGAACAGAACAACTTTATGTGCCTTTAATTATTTCTGGTGGAGATGGTGGAGTAATGGCTCTTGCAAACATTGCATTGTTGATTTTTAACGATGTAAAAGTTGCACTTAATAATAACGATCTTTCATCACTTATTTTGCTTCATAGAAAAATTACAAAGCTTAGTGAGATTTATTCACTAACAACTTCTTTTGGGTATGCAATTAAGCTTGCTTTAGGATATATGGGCAAAAACGTTAAACAATTTGTAAGGAGACCTCTTCTTGAAGATATTTTTGATGAGAAAAGATTTACACAAGTTCTTAGAGACGGGGGTTTAATATGA
- a CDS encoding ARMT1-like domain-containing protein, whose translation MKAKAECLSCILNQILRVTKVATNDQSITEDIMKSSLQTLSFANLNQTPPEVAQPLYEIVYKLTNNDDPYKKIKMEHIKQALEIYPILKNSVINAEDPLLESLKVAIVGNAIDLGSTFDKVEINLDDFLKGNFILDDYKFFKQEVLNTNHVLFLGDNAGESVFDRILIESLESMGKTVEYVVKSKAIINDVTKEDAKLSGINNIIETGSKYAGTVTYSLKEDFLNKLYNSKLIIAKGQANYETLSEEELPIFFL comes from the coding sequence ATGAAAGCAAAAGCCGAATGTTTAAGTTGCATTTTAAATCAAATTCTTCGTGTTACAAAAGTGGCAACTAACGACCAAAGTATTACAGAAGATATTATGAAATCTTCTTTACAAACATTATCTTTTGCAAATTTAAATCAAACACCCCCAGAAGTTGCTCAACCTCTATATGAAATCGTCTACAAACTAACGAATAATGATGATCCTTATAAAAAGATCAAGATGGAGCATATTAAACAAGCTTTAGAAATTTACCCTATTTTAAAAAACTCCGTTATCAATGCAGAAGATCCGCTACTTGAAAGTCTAAAAGTTGCAATAGTTGGAAATGCAATTGACCTTGGAAGCACTTTTGATAAAGTCGAGATTAATTTAGATGATTTTTTAAAAGGAAATTTTATTTTAGACGATTATAAATTCTTCAAGCAAGAGGTTTTAAATACAAACCATGTACTATTTTTAGGAGACAATGCAGGAGAAAGCGTATTTGATAGAATACTTATAGAATCCCTTGAAAGCATGGGAAAAACGGTAGAATATGTGGTCAAAAGTAAAGCAATCATTAACGATGTAACTAAAGAAGACGCCAAACTATCAGGGATAAACAATATCATTGAAACTGGCTCAAAGTATGCAGGCACGGTTACTTATTCGTTGAAAGAAGATTTTTTAAATAAGTTATACAATTCAAAATTAATTATTGCAAAAGGACAAGCAAATTACGAAACTCTTTCCGAAGAAGAACTCCCAATCTTTTTTTTAT